The Sparus aurata chromosome 10, fSpaAur1.1, whole genome shotgun sequence genome includes the window GGTTCTACCAGACACTAGTCTGGTGCGTTACGGCTCCATTACGGTTTTGCAGTACCGCAGTTATTATATATTGTTCCTGAGCAAAGGATAAGTAGAAGAACTTGtattttgagatttgtgtgctggatgttttattttgaaaagtaaccggatgttatattgttgttttggtatgtgacttcctgtctccttggtgctaaattcagaTGAATGGCTTTGTCAAAATTCACTGGTCACACATGCACGACTCAATGTAGAATTTGGTAGCACTGTCTCAAATTTTGGTCGTAAAATGCAACCATTTCGACGCCCTCTGGAGATCTGTTATACAATTGGATTACAACATTAATTATTTTCAAGACAGAACACGAAGGGAGGGTGCCAATGGGGGTCGaaaattattctttttattttcctccctcAACGGTGACTGGCGGCTCCCCTCCAGCAGATGGCGCTCTAGGCAACCGCATATATTGCCTATGCCTAGAGCCAGCCCTgacctgacctaaacccaatcGAGATTGTTTGGGATGAGAGGGACCGCAAGATGGCTGGAAAACCAATCCAGGTGACTACCTCATGAAGCTCAATGAAAGAATGCCAAAAGTGTgcaaagggtggctattttGAGGAACCTAAAATATAAAACGTGTTTAGAGTTGTTTCACAGTTTTTTGTTACATAATTCCAtaatgtgttcattcatagttttgatgccttcagtgagaatctacaatgtaaatagtcatgaaaattaagaaaaactATTAAATCAGAAGGCATATCCAAACTGTTGACTGTTAGTGTTTGTAGATTGTGCCTGTATTCTTTGTCTTAAAGAATAAGTTTGCCCAAAATTTAAATCTTGGTCAGTATCTGCTCACCACTATTTCGATGGTAAGTTGAGTGatgttttgtagtccacaaactATTTCTGgattttcacagcaaaacagtattgcagcattctcctaaacaactgaagtagatggggacttgttttagaagtaaaataaaatgaaaaaaattgctACATAGCATGAGGTCTTGTGAAACCCTGAGATCAACTGAATTGACAAAATTTTATTTTCACCTGGTCTAAAGTCGTTGCATGAGCTGGATGTGCGTTGAATTTGTAGGCAAAGATTTCTTTAAATCATTTTGGGATTTTGccagatgttttattacattttaaacaagtccccatctacttcagttgttcagtggAAAGCTACAATGCTGCTTTTACTGTTAAGCCATAATTGTTTTGTGTAGTACGAAGCTTCACTGGACTTTCACATCAGAATGTAGAtaagtagataatgacagaatgTTCTTTTTAGgatgaactgctcctttaaaaaaaaagtctgtattTGCACTTTGAACTGTCGATACAGCCAATGATTTTAATGACACTCTGACTCGGACTGTTTGGACAAGAGTTAACACGAactcacatatgcagtagaacGAGTTATGAAAATACTTTTCACGAgaggaaacttttttttccgtCTGATGGCAGATAAAGAGCAACCTCTTgcttcacacacgcacacacacacacacacacacacacacactgtatttagCACATGCCCTACAACCTGAAGTTAACCAAAGTAGCCTCTCAGTCAGGAACTACATGTATAGTATGATTTGTTTGCACTGTCACTCATACATAGCATACCACACTATAGGTAACACTGCTGACAATGATCTTTTTGATCAAATATTTGTTAAGATAATCAACTGACCTcaaataacatttaaactcTCTAAGAATGGTAATAATTTCTTTCAAAGACATAAACacgttttttttatattatctCCTCTTTCACCAGGGAAATAAATCATCTCATCCGTGTCCTGGTTTTTGTTATGTTGCCTTATAATTGCAGTCGGAATCGCAAAGtgtcttaaaataataataaagtcaaTACAACAATACATTTCCAGCAGCCTACCTGTCGCTGCCTGCCACACCTCGGTGCTCCTCTGTGTGGTCTGTCTCTGCTTCACTCCCTATTTCACTTCACCCTGAactgtttcagtttcatttcacACAAAATAACCCTGAGCTCTTCCAATAATCGGTCCAAACGTGCAGTAATTTGATCTAATTGGGCAACACCTTCCTGATGGAAGATGTCACAATGTGTTGTGTAAAAAAGGGCATTTCCTTGTATAGACTATAGGAATAATGCAATACCCTTGATATTATTACAGTATGTTAAATAGGTTACCAGAACAGCATAATAGCCATACAGGATTGTTTAGCTGACgacatttaaacatatttaatgttcaTGAATAACTTAATGAGATGAATGTACGGAAGATGAGTAGTGCCGCTGTCAAATTTTATTTgagttctgacatttttttccaagAATTTTGGCATCTGGACcataaatgaaattaaaggagagagagagaaacaatatatatttgtatagaataaatgaacaaatgtgataatgaaaagaagagagaagtaATAAGTAATGAATAACAAaagataaatacagaaatacataagattttttttataactaAATATGCATGTTAACTAATGCATGAATATAAAGGGGTAATAATAATGCTTGCAGCAGTGAAacaaatgttatcattattatgccAATAGAGCATACACATAACAATAGCAATAACAGTAATGATAATAGCAAAAGGATCACAAGTCATAccaaaggagagaaaaaaaataaaaaataaaatagaagcAACAATTGCCACAACAAACAATGGTAccaatgaaaaggaaaaaaaaaacaattgattaCTACTGTTATTGTGTCATCGCCACCACTATGAGTGAATTAAGGgctaaaaaaatgaatcaagaAATTGATACAAGATGATaggactttttttaaaatatgcatGTTAACTATTATCgaaattgtgatttttgaagTGACAGTAGGGGCAGAATGAGTTTTAAATAAAGAGGGATTATAATTTTTTATTGTGGTGGTGACTAGTGAAATAGGTAGGATCAATAACTATactaataatgatgataatattaataacaacaaccaataataatacaatacaatagtAAACAAATAAAGTAATGATAGTCTAAATGATTATtcaagaaagagacaaaataaattGAAACAATGAAGAAGAATTGATACTTCttattatatcgttatctcATCCCTACAGGCCTGGGTAAGACCTGGATGTCATTCAATTTTCTCAAACTCAACAGTGTCAAAACTGAGCTCATGGCTCTGGTGCCCATGGCGCTTCTCTGAAAGATTGTAAATTTCCTTCTTGCTCCATCTCTGCTGCCCTCAAGGTCCACAACCTAGGTGTCATCCTGGACTCCACCCACATCACATTATCGCCAAATCTGGTCAAATTTTACCATCTAAAAACATCTAAAGACTCCAGCCAACACTCTCCAACTCTGACAGAAACTCATGGCCATTTCATCAATACCGCCTATCTCAACTGCTGCTATGGTGTCCTGTTCAGGATCCCCCGTAAGGTCCTGGACAGGCTCCTGTATGTGCAAAACTCAGCTGCAAGGGTTTTCGCCTACAACAGACCTTGACAGCACACAACCTCTACCCTCATTCAACTCCACTGGCTACCCATTAGGTCCTGCATCAACTAGAAAATCCTCTTTTTGATCTATaaatccctccatccctccatgcCCTTGACCCCCAGTGCCTAACACACCTCCCCCACCCCTATACCCCATGCCTGGACCTGCGGTCCTCAGACTCTAGCTTGCTTTTCAACCCCCTGCATCCGGCTGCAAACACTTGGAGACAGAGCCGGACTAACTAAACTTAACTGGTTGCCCTAAATCTCCCTCATGTAAAAGCCAGACCTCCTGACAGCCGTACTCTTAGCCGACTGATAATACCCTTGCTTCATTTCCCACTGACTCTTCCAGTAGTCCTGCTCGCTCTCTGGGATCCTCATTCCCTTCGGAGTGCATCCCATCATCCCTTGGTGCGTTCTCAGGACTTGGTAAGTCGTCACTTTGGACCAGCCGCAGTGGCAAACGCGAAGGCGTCTGTCTGAATTGTAGTCTGTTGGAAACATAGTTGAAGAGGTGATTTTAATCTTGAGGTGAAAATTAAACTAgtaaataatgttaataatgttaaaggaatagttcaccccaaaatgaaaattcagttatcaTCTGCTCATAGGTGAAGTTTTATAGTTCACAAAACTTTTATGGGGCTTCACAGAAaagcagtgttgcagcattcacattcaaaaacaaccaaaaagaagaaaagttaaTTCTGCTTTCCCAGTGTAATGAAGCAGTAACTTTAATGGCTGAGACATGAAGCAGATGCGGAAGTTCCAAAACCTGCAGTTCCTCgaatggccacttgaggctggTTCCAAAAGCGAGTCAATCATTATAGTCAAGTGTTGTGTCCAATTTATGTGAGTAACATGAGGTGAAATGCGCTAATCTTTATGTGTGAACGAATACAGCTTGTTAGCCTCAGCTAGCAGGATAGCTCCCAGTTTGGTGGGCTTGTTTAACTAACTAGGCTCGCTTCAGCTCCacccactctcctcctccttgccCATTTTAAATTAGAGTTAGGTGGAGTCAGGCACTGCCAAGATGGCGGCGGCTGGTACCCGCCACTTTGAGCCTCAGTTTGGCCCTTCAGATACCTACTGGTGATTTCACAGTGGCTCTGTCCGCTATTTTATATAGTCAGCATGTGTAAGTCTCTCTAAGAGATCCTGAATAGATTagaaaagactttatttacaccctcaacaaTCAGTTGAGCTTGTGTATCCACTGCGTAACAAAGGTGGAAACATATACCTTttgctcagcagctacagtgaagtttttggcttttaaaaagggtgtaaataatgtttcAAGTCAATTTGGAATCTCAGGGGTTCACGAGACTTGggtcatgtttatttttgactttttattttatttttttatttaaaaccaGTCTCAGTCTACTTCAgcttaggagaatgctgcaacactgtgaagctccagaaatgttttgtcgacTACTAAGCTTCACCTGACCCTCTATCTGCAGAGGGGTGAGTGGATGACTGAATTTCctattgtatttctttttgtttgtggcaATAAGAGGAGTGAACATACTGTGTGTGCAAAATCCATCAGTCTTGTTAAAGTTGTGGTCGTCCAGCCAGTCATTTTGATCGTGTGGTAATTCATCATTCCACTTACTGTAATTCTGGTCAGGCTCTTCAATCCACACAGTCGGCTGATTAGTTCTTCGCCTCATTTCCCACTGACTCTTCCAGTAGTCCTGCTCGCTCTCTGGGATTCGTCTTCCCTTTGGAGTGCATCCCATCTTCCCCTGGTGAGTTCTCAGGCCATGGTAAGTCGTCACTTTGGACCAGCCGCAGTGGCAATCCCGAAGACGTCTGTCTGGATTGTAGTCTGTTTAAAAGAGAAGAGGTGATTTTAATCGCATCCATTTTTAGacgaaaataaaactgaatacttaAGTTGTTTTTTGGCAATAAGGGGAAAGAACATTATGTTTAATCTGGCTTTACGTATGCAAAACTCACCAATGTAGTCAGAGTTGTAGTCGTCCAGATACTGGTCCTTCTGATTGTATTGATATCCACCATTCCCCCTCCCATAATAATGCTGGTCATGCTCTTTAACCTCCACACCCTTCGGAGTGCATCCCCATTTCCCCTGGTGAGTTCTCAGGCCTCGGTAAGTTGTCACTTTGGACCAGCCGCAGTGGCAATGTCGAAGACGTCTGCCTGAATTGTAGTATGTTTGAAACATAGTTGAAGAGGTGATTTTAATCTCATCCGTTTTTGGAAGAATTTAAACCTTTATTcgaaaataaaattaaactgtAAATTTGTTGGTGGCAATAAGAGGAAAGAAGGTAATGCATAATCAGGCATATGTGTGCGAAACCCACCAGTGTAGTCAGAGTTGTAGTCATCCAGACACAGGTTCTCTTGACTGTCTTGATATCCACCATAGTCCCACCCGTCGTAATGCTCTTCAATCCTTTTACCCTTCGGTGTGCAAATCGTCATCTTGGTCCGGGTGCCGTGGTAAATGTAGTTTCTCATGTCTGGTGTTTGTCTGTATAAAACACATTACAACACATGTTGCTCTACAGAGAATGCAGCAGTTCATCATTTCCTTCTTGCGTCAGGTAGCTCCTGTTAGCTGAGGTGAAAAGTCCAGTAGGGTCCTGAGTGATACACTGCACTAGTTGCTTTATGGTCTCATATCTTTAAGAAGGGCATCATACTGTAACATATATAGGCAGAGGTGGGTAGTAACATGCTACATTTACTCTGTTACATGTACTTGAGTAACCCTTTTGAGTCAGTTGTACTTTTTGCTTCTTTTGCTGTTACTTAGATATTAGATAGAAGATATTTTACTTTCACTCTGTTACGTTTGGATACAATGATGATGGCTTTATTATATGCGCTCATGCACTTTCCGTTAAGGGGCAGGTACTCATAAGAATAAAGTTTGATGGTACATACACACGGTATATCATGCTTCAAAACTAGTGCTACCGATGAGGATGGCGCTGCACTACACTTCAAAAAGTGCACTGTTAGACCTCGACTTAATTAATGGGTGTTTTTTGTCCATACGTTcatattgtatttatatatttatcagatttttcgCCAAGGTAAATTCCATTCAGTTATGCTGAGATAGGCACTGGCAGCTGGACAAACTGATTTTTGGATAATTGGACTGTAGTGTAGAGACTGGTGGAATATCAACACAGTTTTGGATTATTAAACAGATTAATCGAGGATGAACATAAACGTTCGCTGCAGCAGTTCCATCGTTTAAGACTTGTTATATTCTTTTGCTTTGGGCTGAATGTCAAAGTCCCTCTTGACTAattgcagtggattcagatccCCTGTGCGTTGGGTCGGGAGACTGACTCCCTGACTACTTAACGAGTGGAAGCAGCCTGGGGAATtcccctcccagccaatcagagcttgAAGACAGCCTTTTGGGAAGGCTACAGGTGGGGAGTGGCACCCAGGTTGGACTCTGAATCTCTCCCTGATACACTGCAGACATCATCCCGATAGACTGCCAGCCAGAATTTCTCTCCGTTCAGGCCCCTATTGAGATATCTTTGCTGCCCCATTTCATTCCAGTTGAGGGGAAATTGTGCTTATTCTTGAGTGAGTTGAGTGACCACAAAAATCACCTGTCAGCTAGGCTACCTGCATCAGGGCCGTCCTTATTTGTGCAATTGTTGCAGGCCTTACAAACAGTTGGACgcctgcaggttttcttttggTTTATCTAAATTGAACCCCTTAAAACTGTTAGGATTTATTATTTTGCCTGCCTGATCTAAGTGCCTGACTACTGTGACCTAATAACTATGCACTAACAAACTGTATCATTTAAGAGTTGTACTTATCCTGTTGACCCATGTGACTGAAACAAGCATTAGCCCCATGTTATGAAGGGTTAATACATAGGAGAGAAGTCCCAGGataagagagagaacagagagtgCCTTTTCTAGGGAGAGACCAAGGTTACATGAGAATATCAGATGATGAACTTTTTACTCTATTTTTGCTGCACGCACAATGATGTCCTTGAAAGAATAAAGTAGATATTAGGGCATGAGCAACAGACAAAGTTCAGAGCTGCTGAAAACACGTCATAAGATAAGCTCAAGACAAGTGAGTGATGAGGTTAGACAGTAGAGGGAGGTTTGACTGGAAGGATCGTGTTGCTAAGGGAGAGCTAAGTCTAAACCATGGCTCCACCCCACCTGTTAAGCCaatgagaaaacacacatttttgctgCTAATAATTATATGAAGTACTGTAATGTAAAATCTTTATCCTTTTCTGGGCGATGGGTTGCAGAGAAACAGCATTCCGCTGGCTGCGATTTGTCAAACAGAGAAGGTCCTTGATCAAGCTTTGCTTAATGATACAGTTCTAAATAAATAGTACAAGGCCATATACACCTTGAGTTTTTAATATtcatttaaaggagtcatcacctggttttttacatatccagtccctcttggatcgctttggatcaattcttaaaacttattagaaaaaaaataataaaaaaaaatcaaacatagagcttgttctgacactttttcatactgcgactttctcacgcgagaatatgcgcgaggttttgaccggttcggatgtgcattgtattaatatgtaatgaggcgcgcgttgattggccgcaggaaggacagagccggaatggggggcgagcctgcatgcacacacagactccaaaacataaacagccccctgtcatggcgcacacgctaaatgacgaacctcacggaattcaggcatttatgtacgagccagagtcggaaaccgaacgggagagtgaagaggcagagacggtggaagagacacgtttacagcaggatgtctctgaatggtaaattctttttttttccgtcttacttttcacactcgtgttttacaagtaagacctgagttttaatgctggcggtgacgatgtatggcgtgaaaatgacagagaaataagcagattcggcgtgctcactctggctgaggacggctgtgagccgatgcatatgcaagtagcctcctgtggtaacgtcaccacaggagcagagtcaaaatctcgtgctttaggaacgcgcactactgtgcgctattcctgttcggaaaaacagccaaagcgaaaaaaataagccactttcaaactccagcttttcaggcaagtttcaacagaggtccaacaccaatatgcatgatttaacgagagaaattgcgatttccgggtgatgactcctttaattgGGGACTTTAGAGCTTACACAagcacatttcagtttgattatcCCCTGAGGAGGCATTTGTTTATTATCCATGTAGTTCACATTTGTCATCCCCTGTagatgtacatgttttttttttatatttttatgtaggtTTTCTTCTCcactttttaaattacatttcaccATTGGAGAAAGAAATCTAATACAAaagtaaagggaaaaaaaacattgcacagCGTCTGTTGTTTTGTGATTTGGACATAAATGACTCATGATCTTAAGGAACCACATCAAATTGAACTCATTTTCACGGGAAAATGGAAGAAATTATATGTTTGAACCCTTGACTATACAGGACTTCCATTGTTTATGCTTATTGACAGACATAACTAATGTATGGGCTAATTTATCTACAAACTAAATGAGCAAAGATCCAGGGTGAGTTTGTTAAAGGGCCGTGTTTAGCCCACGGGCCACCAGCTAACATTTCCGATCTCATATGCAGGGACTTTCTTAGTTATATACAGTGTGGTTGTTAATTGAATACCACAGAGTTGATCACTTCCAACTTAGaagagaaaatatataaaagctcATCATACATGAATTTCACATACAGGCTTTTTATTCATCTAGAGTGGTGGAGTTCAGGCACCTCTGTCA containing:
- the LOC115589580 gene encoding uncharacterized protein LOC115589580 isoform X1, with product MRNYIYHGTRTKMTICTPKGKRIEEHYDGWDYGGYQDSQENLCLDDYNSDYTDYNSGRRLRHCHCGWSKVTTYRGLRTHQGKWGCTPKGVEVKEHDQHYYGRGNGGYQYNQKDQYLDDYNSDYIDYNPDRRLRDCHCGWSKVTTYHGLRTHQGKMGCTPKGRRIPESEQDYWKSQWEMRRRTNQPTVWIEEPDQNYNYNSDRRLRVCHCGWSKVTTYQVLRTHQGMMGCTPKGMRIPESEQDYWKSQWEMKQGYYQSAKSTAVRRSGFYMREI
- the LOC115589580 gene encoding uncharacterized protein LOC115589580 isoform X2; this encodes MRNYIYHGTRTKMTICTPKGKRIEEHYDGWDYGGYQDSQENLCLDDYNSDYTGRRLRHCHCGWSKVTTYRGLRTHQGKWGCTPKGVEVKEHDQHYYGRGNGGYQYNQKDQYLDDYNSDYIDYNPDRRLRDCHCGWSKVTTYHGLRTHQGKMGCTPKGRRIPESEQDYWKSQWEMRRRTNQPTVWIEEPDQNYNYNSDRRLRVCHCGWSKVTTYQVLRTHQGMMGCTPKGMRIPESEQDYWKSQWEMKQGYYQSAKSTAVRRSGFYMREI